TACTACTATAAAATAAACATAGTATCAActttgattttttaaaataaaatttactcTTATACACCCTACGTACATATGTACGTTCACAGCCAGAAGGTTTACAAGTAATTAGTTGGGTCtcaaatttaattaataaaattattaagcAGGAGCATGGGTGAAGTGATGGAGAAAAAAGAGGGCGTAATTGTTGTCAGTCTCCAACACCCCAAACCAGGGTGTTGAGAATTCAGTTTTTAACTCTATAACCTCCACGGTCCACCAACTATTTCTTAACCCTTCCAAAACCCAACCCATGTTTTCAGCCATTTTCCCAAACAAGGTTTTTCAAATCCCAACTCATCCCTTACTAACCCAACCCCTGCCAACCCCCATTCCAAATTGTTAGATTATAGATCCGGTTGGGTCTTCTTCTAACACCTTTAGATTTTAGAGTAACTGATTCCTTGACATGATATCAGAGTTCAGGCTGGCAGAGGACTCAGGTTCGACTCCCTTCCACCCTCAATATTCTCACAATTTATCGTGGCACGAATAGCAAATTAATGCTCCAAAGATGATTGTTCGTGATCCACTCTTCGACCCTTAATGGGCTCTCGAGTGAGGGGGAATGTTAGAATATAAGATCCTGAAAAGGGTCATTCTCTAataccttaaggttttagatgagctggttactcaataTGGTAGAGCTCAGGCAGCGGGAGGACTCAGGTTCGACTCCCTGCCACCCTCAATATTCTCACAATTTATTATGGACACGAAAGGCAAATTTATGCCCCAAAGATAGGCGCCCATGATCCACTATTCGACCTAAAAATGGGCTCTCGAGTGAGGGGATGTGTTAGAATATAGATTCGGTTGGGGCTTCCTCTAACCCCTTAGGGTTTTAGATGAGCTAGTTACtaaacatggtatcagagctcaggcAGCGGGAGGACTCAGGTTCGACTCTCTGTCACCCCCAATATTCTCACAATTTATTATGAACCTGAAAGGTAAATTTATCCCAAAAATGGGCTCTCGggtgagggggagtgttagaatatAGTTCTGGTTGGGGCTTCCTCTAAcatcttaaggttttagatgagaTGGTTACTTCTCTAACACAAATGAAGCCTTAGTTTCCAACAGAACACCCTCACCCACCACGTTGCATCTTTAGTTCTAAACATAACACCCTCACTCTTGTTTAGACAGGCATGAACCCCGTTTACTACCAAATATGCTTTAGTACAAGAATTTAAGTTTTGTTTGGATTGGGGGTTGGGTTGAACCTCTACCTTGTTTGGATACCGGGGTCTCTTGTTTAGACAGGCATGAACCCCGTCTACTACCAAATATGCTTTAGTACAAGAATTTAAGTTTTGTTTGGATTGGGGGTTGGGTTGAACCTCTACCTTGTTTGGATACCGGGGGTTGGGATGGAGGGGTTGAACCCTTATCTTGTTTGGATGAAGGGTTGGAACTAAGGTTAATTTTTATATTGTTTAACATGTATTCCAAATTTAATAAAGAAAATTATTTAaatcttaaatttattttaattattttagaaagttactaaattttcaaaaattattattgaattaaaaaatagtattactataaaaataatattttactctttttaaatctaataaaatttgttcataacattattttcatataaattTTGTATATATAATTACGGTGGGATCTAATTTTTTTTACTAAAATGAAGAAGTCTTCTTGATATTTTGTTTATCACTACTGTCCTATTCGTATACAGgattcaaattttatattttctaaaaagttcttttttttgctaaataataatattttatatactaAATTTCTTACAAATTTAGTACATACATTATAATTAAAACATCCTACACTATAATTAAAACAAAACTTCTTACAAAATTTAAATGGGGCATATCTGAGTCATCCATCATCAAAGAATGAACTTAGTAATATAGAATTTACCAATAAAACTTGTAAGTACAAACTGATGTAGACAACCTACACTataattaaaacaaaacataGTGCTAGAGATCAGAGTACCATCTTCGGCAAGCAGCATTATAAAACCAGTGCTGATGAAAAAATTTCTTGAACATTTGCTTAAGTTTTGATTCTTTGCAACTTTCAATACTTTATGCACACTGACAATGTAATTTGCTGTAGGGCTAGGTACACTTTCGACTGAAACAATTATACCTAGCCAATCACAACTTAAAATATTCAGAGGTCGAGTTGCTGCATAAGACGACAACCTGATGAACAGAATATAGCAGAAAATCAGCATATTTTCCAAATTAAAGGTAGTTCCAAGAATAATACATTATGATGCTAAACCAATAAAAGATTCTTTCTGAAAAAGAATTTATAACGGTGATGGGAACTAAAAAGCACATTTCCCCTCAATCTTAACTTCATAGTTTCTGAATGTACCAGTAGTGCATAATTATAACATTTTAACAACACGATCAATTTATTTATACCTTAATTCTGCAAACAACAAGATGATACAAACACATCATAAACATACACACATTACAAAGAATGTTAAACAATAAACACAATGAAAACTCACCAGCCATAAAGAGTAATTCACCCACATTTGGGCTGCTATAGAGTTCCTAATATCCTCTCCTCTTTGAGTATCTTCGTCTTCATCTCTATGTTGTACTTGTTCATTCGCACCATCATTTTCAATTTCTCGATCAACCTCAACAAATATCATATGATCGGTATCTTTCTTAATTGGATAATTGTGCAGAATAAAACAAGACAAGATAATTAGGTTTTGTGTCTTCATTCTATAGTTTGGTTCAATTCCACTTGTTGTGATTGGAAACCTCTTCTTTAGGACACCAAATACACGCTCTATCGCGTTACGCAAAAGAAGAATGTCCATGGTAGAACAATTCGCGTGCATTTCCGGGTGGATTTCTAGAGTAGTCCTTTAAGTGATAACGAACCTTATTATTTCGAGAAGATCTTTTCATTATTTACAACTTTTGTTCTTTAATTTTTGAAAGTATCGTTTAGAATGTCAAAAAGTTTAAATAAagatttaattataattaaataatttaatttccTAAATACTCCTGAGAATTTGAACAAATTTGACGGAAATGGTGCAATTTGTCGCGCCGAAAATAGTAACGAGGATGTAAAGTGCAGTTATATAAAGTATAGGTAAAGAAGTGCATTTGGACCAAATCATGAGGATGCATTTTGCAAATAACTCTTATTTAAACATAAGTTTTTGTAAaagtattttatattatattaaaaacacTACATTTAATAAAAAGGTTGAAAAATGAATAAATTATGATTCGAAAATATCAGAACCGAATTTTGTCCGACATTAATCCGAATTTTACTCAATATTAAACCTGAATCGAATCACATCAGATCTGATACGAATGATTTTCAAATATATCATAATTCGAAAGTGGATCCGGTCCGAAACCGTTCCGGTTACGGTGTGTATCCATCAATAATCAAAAAATTATGGTGTGTTAATTTGGAATTTAATTTATTTCTAGAATGTCTTTTTCTCTACAAGTGCCAGATGATCTACTGCACGAACAATATTCTTAATAATGTCTAACTAGTCGATCATGTGAGAAACATACAGAAGCTTGATACTTGCAAGTTGTTTTTTTATTAGAAAGAAGAACTTAATAATTGTTGTCCCTGCTACAACAACAGATTTGAAGTGCAAGCTATCATGATCACTAAAATTATTAATCAGACTGAATACTTATAAAAAGAATGGTTGATAAGTATATTTGATCACTGTAACTGAGAGTTTATGTATAAATTTGTACATGTAAAGAATCAGTTCCTATCGAAAAAATCCTATAAATTCTTGTAAGAGACAAAAAAACTACAAGAGTTAGATTAAGAAAGCAAATAAAGCTTGCTTTTGATTCAAGGACGTTTGAGATTTTTAAAATCCATCGAATCTATGCACTCCAACTTCTCCCTGTGCAGATTCAACAACTTCAACAATTCTGTGGCCTTGTCCTTTATTTTCTCATTACAACCAAACTGCAACAACAACAATAACTTCTGAAAAGCCCCTACTCGAAGGGCTTCAACAATGACACCTCCATCTTCTCTTTTGTCATTCTTGCTTAGCTTCCAAACAATCGACACCGAGAACTCTGTTGCCAAGTCGGAAACTCGAAGGATTTTCTTGACCAAAACAGGCATTGTTAAGGCATTAGCATAGGCCTTTTCTCTTCCTTGGGTTGTCAAACACAGGCCATCCAGAACACCAAGTGCTTTCTCACATATGCTCTTATCGCAATCCACGAGCATTTCTAGTAGCCTTTCGATCAGCCCCATGTCGATAAATCTTGTTATAATCTTCTCATCCACTCTACTGGATGATGAAGTTGAAACCATGTAGTAAACAATTAGCAAAGAGGCTTTTGTAGTTGTTGGAGAGACTGGCTCTTTGATTACTTTGACCAAGGCTTCTAAAGAGACTTCGATCCTCGAAAACTCCTCCATTTTCTTCTGATCACTTGACAAAACATGTTTAAGTACTAAAACAGAGTTTGCTTGAACAGACAAATCGCCACTCTTCAAAAACCAAACCATGCAATTCAACGAAGAATTTGATCCAAGAAAAGACTTGGCTTCTCCATCCAAAGGTGTCATCAACGACAAACACGACAAAATCAACCCTAATtttcctataaatacactattatagaccctaatttgaTTCTAACCAACctgaaaacccaaaaagtttggaaaacccaattctctccgcctccttcctcctccttaacatcgttttcttggtggataccggtgaagtacttcacacttgaggagcaactgctaaggatctctgatcgttgtctccgaattattttaaaaggttagattcgatccctcgaatttttattcacgatttatatgcttttatttggattttgtatgtgtaaaagtgttttaccatgaccctgctgcgttaaaaatccaacagtgTAGAGTTAGTTATAGATGCTAGTTAGTTACATTTTATTAGTATAAAAATAATAACAGTGTATTCATTTTCTGTGGGTGTAATTCTACAATATGAAAGTcagttaaataaaaataaaacaatgTTCTTCTCTCTATTACTCTGTAAGGCTTAATCTCCATTAATCAAAAATCTTCAAGTTCAATAGAGTGCTGAAAGGGCACATCCTGAACTACATAGTCCACATGAGAATGAGGTACAGATACCCGGTCATTGTCAATAGCATTGCCTCTAGCAGTGGGTTCAGAGATTCTTCTTGGTTAAGCATCTGAAGAGATTCAATGACGTTCATCTCTACATCAATGGAAGCTGGACTTAAAATCACATCATCTTCTACTTATCTTAGACCAAAGCTATGATCTTCAAACAACATTGGAAAAGGGATAGCCACTCCCATATCTCTGTCCAGGTAATGTTGAAGGTTTCCAAAGGTGGTTGGTGCCTGGGTGAAAGCTGGCATATTCATTTTACCGTATTCGGCCATGAATTGTGCAGTCTGGTTCATGTCTATAGAAATAACCGTGAAAAAGCGTTTGGTAACATCTTCAATGTAATGGTTGGCATGAAAAGTATTGATCCGCATCATCACTTCTTTGAGTTCTTCTAGGATAAACATGACCTCTTGAAGGTGGATTACTTCATAAGCATCCCGAAGATCAACCTCCAAAATAATCCGGTTGAACCCTAACTTGTGTGCTTTGATTAGGCCTACATGAGCACCCCATAGAGCTAGCAGATTGAGTTTGAGTCATTTCAGGGTCCAGTTGCTCCCCACATATTATCTCCAGTTGAGTTCCTAATAATGGATCCCACTCCAACTATATGGTCGTTATCCTAATTATTTGATACAGAGGTGTGAGTAAAAACTTAAATAgatatttttttagaaaagaagTTAGTTTATACATTATATTTATAACggtaatattaaaaatatttttatattgcATTATTTAAGAgaaaaaattaatacaaatttATGAATTTTTTACTACTATAAAATAAACATAGTATCAActttgattttttaaaataaaatttactcTTATACACCCTACGTACATATGTACGTTCACAGCCAGAAGGTTTACAAGTAATTAGTTGGGTCtcaaatttaattaataaaattattaagcAGGAGCATGGGTGAAGTGATGGAGAAAAAAGAGGGCGTAATTATTGTCAGTCTCCAACACCCCAAACCAGGGTGTTGAGAATTCAGTTTTTAACTCTATAACCTCCACGGTCCACCAACTATTTCTTAACCCTTCCAAAACCCAACCCATGTTTTCAGCCATTTTCCCAAACAAGGTTTTTCAAATCCCAACTCATCCCTTACTAACCCAACCCCTGCCAACCCCCATTCCAAATTGTTAGATTATAGATTCGGTTGGGTCTTCTTCTAACACCTTTAGATTTTAGAGTAACTGATTCCTTGACATGATATCAGAGTTCAGGCTGGCAGAGGACTCAGGTTCGACTCCCTTCCACCCTCAATATTCTCACAATTTATCGTGGCACGAATAGCAAATTAATGCTCCAAAGATGATTGTTCGTGATCCACTCTTCGACCCTTAATGGGCTCTCGAGTGAGGGGGAATGTTAGAATATAAGATCCTGAAAAGGGTCATTCTCTAataccttaaggttttagatgagctggttactcaataTGGTAGAGCTCAGGCAGCGGGAGGACTCAGGTTCGACTCCCTGCCACCCCCAATATTCTCACAATTTATTATGGACACGAAAGGCAAATTTATGCCCCAAAGATAGGCGCCCATGATCCACTATTCGACCTAAAAATGGGCTCTCGAGTGAGGGGATGTGTTAGAATATAGATTCGGTTGGGGCTTCCTCTAACCCCTTAGGGTTTTAGATGAGCTAGTTACTAaacatggtatcagagcacagGCAGCGGGAGGACTCAGGTTCGACTCTCTGTCACCCCCAATATTCTCACAATTTATTATGAACCTGAAAGGTAAATTTATCCCAAAAATGGGCTCTCGggtgagggggagtgttagaatatAGTTCTGGTTGGGGCTTCCTCTAAcatcttaaggttttagatgagaTGGTTACTTTTCTAACACAAATGAAGCCTTAGTTTCCAACAGAACACCCTCACCCACCACGTTGCATCTTTAGTTCTAAACATAACACCCTCACTCTTGTTTAGACAGGCATGAACCCCGTTTACTACCAAATATGCTTTAGTACAAGAATTTAAGTTTTGTTTGGATTGGGGGTTGGGTTGAACCTCTACCTTGTTTGGATACCGGGGTCTCTTGTTTAGACAGGCATGAACCCCGTCTACTACCAAATATGCTTTAGTACAAGAATTTAAGTTTTGTTTGGATTGGGGGTTGGGTTGAACCTCTACCTTGTTTGGATACCGGGGTTGGGATGGAGGGGTTGAACCCTTATCTTGTTTGGATGAAGGGTTGGAACTAAGGTTAATTTTTATATTGTTTAACATGTATTCCAAATTTAATAAAGAAAATTATTTAaatcttaaatttattttaattattttagaaagttactaaattttcaaaaattattattgaattaaaaaatagtattactataaaaataatattttactctttttaaatctaataaaatttgttcataacattattttcatataaattTTGTATATATAATTACGGTGGgatctaattttttttttactaaaATGAAGAAGTCTTCTTGATATTTTGTTTATCACTACTGTCCTATTCGTATACAGgattcaaattttatattttctaaaaagttcttttttttgctaaataataatattttatatactaAATTTCTTACAAATTTAGTACATACATTATAATTAAAACATCCTACACTATAATTAAAACAAAACTTCTTACAAAATTTAAATGGGGCATATCTGAGTCATCCATCATCAAAGAATGAACTTAGTAATATAGAATTTACCAATAAAACTTGTAAGTACAAACTGATGTAGACAACCTACACTataattaaaacaaaacataGTGCTAGAGATCAGAGTACCATCTTCGGCAAGCAGCATTATAAAACCAGTGCTGATGAAAAAAATTCTTGAACATTTGCTTAAGTTTTGATTCTTTGCAACTTTCAATACTTTATGCACACTGACAATGTAATTTGCTGTAGGGCTAGGTACACTTTCGACTGAAACAATTATACCTAGCCAATCACAACTTAAAATATTCAGAGGTCGAGTTGCTGCATAAGACGACAACCTGATGAACAGAATATAGCAGAAAATCAGCATATTTTCCAAATTAAAGGTAGTTCCAAGAATAATACATTATGATGTTAAACCAATAAAAGATTCTTTCTGAAAAAGAATTTATAACGGTGATGGGAATTAAAAAGCACATTTCCCCTCAATCTTAACTTCATAGTTTTTGAATGTACCAGTAGTGCATAATTATAACATTTTAACAACACGATCAATTTATTTATACCTTAATTCTGCAAACAACAAGATGATACAAACACATCATAAACATACACACATTACAAAGAATGTTAAACAATAAACACAATGAAAACTCACCAGCCATAAAGAGTAATTCACCCACATTTGGGCTGCTATAGAGTTCCTAATATCCTCTCCTCTTTGAGTATCTTCGTCTTCATCTCTATGTTGTACTTGTTCATTCGCACCATCATTTTCAATTTCTCGATCAACCTCAACAAATATCATATGATCGGTATCTTTCTTAATTGGATAATTGTGCAGAATAAAACAAGACAAGATAATTAGGTTTTGTGTCTTCATTCTATAGTTTGGTTCAGTTCCACTTGTTGTGATTGGAAACCTCTTCTTTAGGACACCAAATACACGCTCTATCGCGTTACGCAAAAGAAGAATGTCCATGGTAGAACAATTCGCGTGCATTTCCGGGTGGATTTCTAGAGTAGTCCTTTAAGTGATAACGAACCTTATTATTTCGAGAAGATCTTTTCATTATTTACAACTTTTGTTCTTTAATTTTTGAAAGTATCGTTTAGAATGTCAAAAAGTTTAAATAAagatttaattataattaaatattttaatttcctaAATACTCCTGAGAATTTGAACAAATTTGACAGAAATGGTGCAATTTGTCGCGCCGAAAATAGTAACGAGGATGTAAAGTGCAGTTATATAAAGTATAGGTAAAGAAGTGCATTTGGACCAAATCATGAGGATGCATTTTGCAAATAACTCTTATTTAAACATAAGTTTTTGTAAaagtattttatattatattaaaaacacTACATTTAATAAAAAGGTTGAAAAATGAATAAATTATGATTCGAAAATATCAGAACCGAATTTTGTCCGACATTAATCCGAATTTTACTCAATATTAAACCTGAATCGAATCACATCAGATCTGATACAAATGATTTTCAAATATATCATAATTCGAAAGTGGATCCGGTCCGAAACCGTTCCGGTTACGGTGTGTATCCATCAATAATCAAAAAATTATGGTGTGTTAATTTGGAATTTAATTTATTTCTAGAATGTCTTTTTCTCTACAAGTGCCAGATGATCTACTGCACGAACAATATTCTTAATAATGTCTAACTAGTCGATCATGTGA
This genomic interval from Apium graveolens cultivar Ventura chromosome 8, ASM990537v1, whole genome shotgun sequence contains the following:
- the LOC141676735 gene encoding U-box domain-containing protein 21-like, with the protein product MTPLDGEAKSFLGSNSSLNCMVWFLKSGDLSVQANSVLVLKHVLSSDQKKMEEFSRIEVSLEALVKVIKEPVSPTTTKASLLIVYYMVSTSSSSRVDEKIITRFIDMGLIERLLEMLVDCDKSICEKALGVLDGLCLTTQGREKAYANALTMPVLVKKILRVSDLATEFSVSIVWKLSKNDKREDGGVIVEALRVGAFQKLLLLLQFGCNEKIKDKATELLKLLNLHREKLECIDSMDFKNLKRP